DNA from Ananas comosus cultivar F153 unplaced genomic scaffold, ASM154086v1, whole genome shotgun sequence:
tgtaACGATTCTCGCTTTTCAAATTATCATATCACCAcaagattatattattttacgTAAATTGCTAGTTATTTTGAACATAGAGTTACCTTTTTTATCAATCCTATTTTCCTAGTGGCACTTTGTTTAGCGGGATGTTGAATTGGCAATTTGTTTTGACATTACGTCCCATTTATGCGAGGCAGTTCTGCAATGAGTATGCTGTTCCGAAGGATAAAATCGAGCATTTTAAGGACATCGCTCCGCAAGACATAATATGCTGCCAGGTCTTTAGAATCTAAAATTTCTTTCTCAATTATTCACTAATGCGCCCAACTCTACGTTATAAGACTAttgtagttttgtatcttgATAATACTATGTTTTGCAGGCAGCCGGCGGAGTACAACTGAAGGAAGAGGATGTCGCCGTTAGCAATGTTAAGATCGATTTGACGCGTGGAAGAGATAACCCTATTGAGAGGTATCTGGCAAGTTCATTTCTTTAAaatgattatctttttttgattttttcccGCTCGCGATCAATTTGACTACTAACATATCCGCTTTCTCTGTCGCCCATGTTCCTGTATCCAGCATCAATTTCTTCAAGGTACTATATTTTTCTCCATAAACAATTTTTGCTACAGTATTTTCATAACAACTTTGAAAAATCAGTCTCTGGAGAATGGAAATGGATCACCACAAGAAACAAAACATGCTAGGGTTAGCTCTTAGAGGCAATTTATATGAAGAATAATCTGCAGTAATGTGCATAACAGTCGGatgaaaaattttgatagatagatttatttatttatttattttcttggttTTATGCCTTGATATGGTGGGAccttaattttttcttcttgctGCATTTCTAAGAAGAAATTTTTTGGGGTAATAGGATTACGACAGCGACAAGAAGTTCTCCATCTCAGATGATCGCATCAGCTGCCTTCTTCCTACATGTTACCAGGACAGAATTGTGAGGGTGTATGCCAAGAAGCCTGAATTGGTTAGTTCACTCCACTCTTTCAAGCCCTTGAAGTATTTGTTACTTCGTTCGATTTGGTTTATGCTCTTCTATTTTTGCCctaaaaaaattgcatttggCTTGGGCTTCGTTCTGTGCCTGTTTGGCCTGACTTCTTGAACTACTATATTTTGAGAAATGGCAACTAACTAGCTGTTGAAAATCAAAAAGTCTGAAAACTTTTGCTGTGGTTAGCTCTTATTTGAAGTTTCTGCTGTTGCTCCAACCGACAACAAAGTCCACTCTGGAGAAGCAATTCGTACTTCGTGAACAAACAAACAATTGAGAACAATAACTTGACGCCAGGATTTGAGGaataacaaaaatatgaaacaaaagCATAAACAATGCCAAGCACTGCCAAAATCTCTCTGAGGATTAATATTTGGCTTGTTATGATGTGCAGGTTGAGGCCATATCAGAAGCTTTTGAGAATCTACAGCTGAAAATGTACGGCGTGAAAAAGCAGGTACACGAGACGCCAGAAAAGAAGAAACGCCGGAGGTAACGACACCCCCTACGCCCTTAAGATGATTCCTCTGTTACATCTCCTAGCCTTCTAGTTGTACATCAAAAGAATAGCTTATACACGCGTATGTTCTTATTTGTAGGTGAGCTGTATAGAGACTGCATGTGTATTCATCTCTACGTATACTCACCCTACATAGCAATAATGGTAGAAAGTGCTAATTGCGCTTTTTTCCTTTCCCTCTTGGATGTATATAGATGTAGAAGTGCTGGTTGAATATTGTAGTTTCTGCTAATGGCAGGTTTTTGTCAAGTGCTGGCTTTTTGAACAGGAGTGTCGTGCAACAGCTCGAAATGGAAGCTGTTAATTCCATCGTCTGCCATTCAGTTTGGCGTCTATAGATAATCCAGAGAGCATTGGCTGtacggtctctctctctctctctctctctctctctctctctctctctgcgtaTAGAATGGCATGCACAAGAACAGCTTTGAATGAAACTTCTATAATAAACCACTTTATTATAGAGAACTCAGTATTACAGAGTTGCTATATTTAGTTTACGATGGAACCACCGGGCATTGATTGAAATATGGAGTGCAAGTTAGACGAAAGAGATTTTAGAGAGAAGAATATAAGGCGTGCCCGGATAGGTGAGAACGGCGCATGCGGTATTCACAGATTCAAAAGCAGAACTCCCCAAGGCATCTTCAAAATTTTGGTAGAGCAGCTGAACTCGTAGATCAGAATGCTTAATGTAATGACAAACCACACCGCCTTTCTGTATGATTTTTAAGTGCGACTTACACGTGCGGATGGGTGGCTAAGTTCACGCTTCGCATGCGTGCCAGTCCATTACACGCCCACATCAGGCCTCCCAAACCGGGGAAACGGTAAACACAGATGGATAGAAAGGTTACCGAATGAGAGGCTTATATTGCCTACATTTATACCTACAGCTGCAACGTAATAACAGTATAACAATAACAAAAAGTAAGCAGGAGAAAACCTTATTCGATAGATAAAGAACCAAAAAGACGAACAGAGACTAGAAAAGCCTCTTACTTGGCTCCTACAACCAGTCCCAAATATCTCTATACtcaacagttaaaaaaaaatcaacaacaacaaaaaaagagataaaatgaAAGATAAGGCACGAAAAACCGAGGCCTAATTAGAGGTTCCTGCTGCTTTGTTTATGCTAAACACAACGTCCTTGTGAGTGTACATAGGATGGGATGGGACTTCTATTGTCGGTTAGCTCGCAATGCGACTTGGCGtcctttttaaagaaaaaacattTGTGTTGCCAAAAACCTCTCTGCAGCCGCATAGCATGCAAGCAATCCATCATCCCACCAGCACATTTCATcgcatcaaaagaaaaaaaaaacaaacagaaaGGCTGAAGAGTAATGGATCTACAAAGCAAGTCCTTTGGTTGTGTAAAAGTTCAATTTACTTACAGACATGAGAATAGAGTAGATATCAAACAAGCTTCGAGACACCAATCAGGATTTTTTCCGACTCCCGGATGCCCTCGGGTGATATAATCAGGACGCCGACGGAACGAAACCAGAAAACAAAAGTTATCATGATTCTCGAATGAGTATAGTTAAAACATAACTTAATGGAATTCTTTCAACTGTTTCCCAGGTTTCCATCTACACCGTATGAATTCCTTCCACCGATGTAATGTTGGAGATTGACTGTACATTCCTCTCTCAAATTTGTTTTCAAAACCCATATATGGTTCGGTTGGTGCCCGAAGGATAGATTCGGCGGACAGGAATAATAAGGTTCGCTGTCGTAACTTATACACCTGGTCGACTATGGCTAGTACTAGCACTGTTAAGCTGGGGCAAAATTGAGGAGGATTCGTAATTCGAGACagatttgcaaaaaaaaaaaaaaaaaaaagcttcttaGAGAATCACCTCCTTGAGAAGTCACggcaatttctttttttttttcctttttttttttttcatttcggAGGAATTTTTGGCCAGAGGAAACTAGAAGTGAAAAGCATACTTTCAAATTGATGCAACTACTTACATTGTTCGGTCGATTGAAGTGTACGTGGAAGTGTTGCTGTGAAGTTCCAGTATAGTCCATAGTTGTCACCCGCAACACTGTCAACCATCTTCGTCGGAGTTCTCAGAGGACTTTAACTCCTTTTTGCAGTTTCCAGCTTTAGCCTTCCCAAATTCTTCGAGAAGCAGGATTCGGATTCGGTTTCTCAGAGCAGAAGCTTCTTCAGGTCGAAACCACCTGCGACCACCAAGCTGTCCAATGAAAGAGTCAAGAAACAAACATTTTGATTGAAATAAGACAGTGCAGTGATATAACACGCAAACTTTATGTTGGCTGACCGTTGCAAGGTCTTTCCTTCGAAGTCTTTCGGGGGCCTCAGCGATAAACCGCTCCATGAAGTAAAGCACAAATAGACCACAATCATACTCATTTTTCTGCTGAGGAACCTGGAACAGGAAGGATATAAGTCTTACTACAAGCGATTGAATGCCGGTATGAAAAGTATTATTGCGAAGCAAAGTCGCTATTTTTCGTTAAGTGTACATAAAAGCGCGAAAGAAGAAACTACAAAGCTTGTCAGATTGGAAGTATAGATTACTGCTAATCAACTGCTAGACATGGCCAGTGGTTTCAAAGACCAAATATGTTCCCATCTACCTGATACCACATAAAGTGCCCCTTTGACCTGGCTAATAAAGCAACAAACAAAATGTTTGGAGTTTCCACAGTAGTGGGAAGGGAGGCTGAAATGAGTTTCTGTGCCCAAAGGGCAGAAGTACCAATTTGAAAATTCTGCTTCTACTGTCGGAACAAGCTGTTTGTTCTTTTTAATCGTTTCTCTGACGGTGTGTAATTTTCATGAAAAGTGGAAAGTTATTCGTGGTTCGCGGAATAGATCAGCATTTTCTCTGGAAGCTCAAGACAGGTCAAACAGCCCCAAATATGACCAACAAATTTGTCGAGTGAGAAGCTCCTGATCCAAACACATCCAAATTTTAACACCCGAGGCTGCTGTAGTTCAGCTGATAttatgtgtcattcatttgtcTGAAGCAATAGCTTCTAAATTGTCATAGATGGGAATTACTGATTGAGATTTTCTGGTGTACGACATATTACTATGTTTGCAATTCCAGAACAGCACAATATCACCAAGAGCATAGTTATTAGAAAAAGTCAAATCAAGCACGGTcaaaaattattgtataaattttaataagaaTTATACCGCAATTTTCCTCTTCTCAATCCTACGAGGGAGATTCTTCCATATCCTTTCTGGTATGGGAATATCTGGCACAGGAGGATTTTGATTCATGTAGTTCCATTCTTCCTTTAGATACCTGCAATGTACAATGCCGAGTTAGGAATTCCAACACATAAGGCAACAGAAATATGttgtatggaaaaaaaaaaacagggaactaaaataaataaaccccTGGATATCTCATGCTTTGCACTCCAGTACCTCTCAATAAGAAAAACCTATATTTGGAAtctattttatagttttataatGTCTTCCAGATGAAAGAATTAATGAACGGGTCAAGTGATAAAATAGCACAAAGATTGAGGGTTTTCCTGTAGGCGAAGTGCAAAGCGTGATATGTCCAGAGGGCTTATTTTCATTTTAGCGAAGAGAAAGGGTTTAAACTAGAGAATGAAATCACGTGATGCGGGAAGTCACTGGGGGCCTGGTTGGATGCGAGGGTAAGCTATCTAGCATATCTCCTCTTACCGGAAAGCCATTAATTAGTTTGTTGTTAAGTGACACGAAAAGATGTCTAACCTAATTTCAAAGGATATGATAAGTCATCTAATAAAATGGAATGCATTGttgtgaaaaattatgaatattagGGCCTCACCATGAAgtgaagttaaaaaaattaatgctgTAACGACTTGGGGATCCAACACTAGTTATTCGCATGTCACTTGTTTAGATATCCCTAGTTATTCCCATGTAACTTGTTTAGACATTCAAACAGGTCCTAAGTAATACACGTATACAATATGTAACAAAACATAGCAGTTGATTGTAATAACTAACATCACATAATCAGGCCAAAGATGTATTATTTATTGGAGTGAACACTCCACCCATAGCATGAAATTTCTCTCTAAACCCTTGTCAGAAGGAAACCCAGTAACTCAACTGAACAGCCCACAACGGATAATTAATGCAAGATACTACTCTAtgagggacaaaaattttatgggcatagtccccaaactaattagtttggggactATGCGGATGGGCGCCATGTGGCACATCCGACGGCCACGgatggaaaggaaaaaaaaaacaaagccctgtgtttttagagagagagagaaaacaactGAGAAGGGCACCTGTTGGATCGGCCACGTGGCGCCGATCCGCACCGTCCCCAAACTATTAGTTTGGGGACGGTGCccacaaaatttttgtccctCTATGAGCCTCCGACAAATAATTTTGTCAGCTTTATAGTCATTCGTGTTACCCTAAATTTCTGAGAATGAACGAATTTTTCAGACCATGAAACTCTCTGGTCCTCTTACCTTCATCCTGTTTTGTCCCTTTTCTTCTCTAACCTATCCATCAGGTTTCTACCACCAAGGTGTGTTTTCAAAACTCCTTAAGTAAAAGACTATCTGGTCAAAACTGCTGTTTCCTCAGTTACCAGTGTTTAATATGGATACCCGTTCTAGAGTTCTATAATTCATTTGGATCAGTAACTGCTAGTGTAAAACCAAAAGAAAGCCACTTAGTgtgtatattttaaa
Protein-coding regions in this window:
- the LOC109705309 gene encoding ubiquitin-like-specific protease 1D; protein product: MNQNPPVPDIPIPERIWKNLPRRIEKRKIAVPQQKNEYDCGLFVLYFMERFIAEAPERLRRKDLATLGGRRWFRPEEASALRNRIRILLLEEFGKAKAGNCKKELKSSENSDEDG
- the LOC109705308 gene encoding deoxynucleoside triphosphate triphosphohydrolase SAMHD1 homolog isoform X1 produces the protein MRVMDNEICYPAKEYLTIHKLFATRADLHRTVYTHAKVKAVELMLVDALLKANDYLQISSCSLDPAEFWKLDDTLLKTIEIADSKKLQESRDIIRRIRRRDLYQFCNEYAVPKDKIEHFKDIAPQDIICCQAAGGVQLKEEDVAVSNVKIDLTRGRDNPIESINFFKDYDSDKKFSISDDRISCLLPTCYQDRIVRVYAKKPELVEAISEAFENLQLKMYGVKKQVHETPEKKKRRRFLSSAGFLNRSVVQQLEMEAVNSIVCHSVWRL
- the LOC109705308 gene encoding deoxynucleoside triphosphate triphosphohydrolase SAMHD1 homolog isoform X2: MRVMDNEICYPAKEYLTIHKLFATRADLHRTVYTHAKVKAVELMLVDALLKANDYLQISSCSLDPAEFWKLDDTLLKTIEIADSKKLQESRDIIRRIRRRDLYQFCNEYAVPKDKIEHFKDIAPQDIICCQAAGGVQLKEEDVAVSNVKIDLTRGRDNPIESINFFKDYDSDKKFSISDDRISCLLPTCYQDRIVRVYAKKPELVEAISEAFENLQLKMYGVKKQVHETPEKKKRRR